In the genome of Augochlora pura isolate Apur16 chromosome 8, APUR_v2.2.1, whole genome shotgun sequence, one region contains:
- the Nocte gene encoding no circadian temperature entrainment isoform X1: MSTLSGLVSKGEKGKSKFQSLDINSLYRECRGESLEQQQQKNTLPRKHGMQSLGKVPSARRPPANLPSLKSEYSSSDPAVSLVPSGGSGWATTKDTTTTTTTITTTTTTTSSETTTSNSSPAQCVAGNTATSSLHPLLPGQQSISQTSYSTDTNIKSSWSAVMSRSGDGGAPAGQQHIQQQQSTNRELSAQYGPGPSLRPQTEGSWIQGGSRTASGAGLATAGPGTGTTSGVQGPPLNTAGSGGHVDASGGRQNLVQSPNMAMAQGGPHNAPNNQSALNSGSHQIGPNLHHYRGLIPPFMFRGNFPGGFPSQFPANTGPNGPRPRFNYSAERFPAPAPPRQQERERVSEEEIVTRPIIKEEDLTRMDDISRDAGWAEQDDIDYNKKLTFSDDETDSEPLKKDEKKDITEEKAEETLTEDRDNKTRENRDIHDNRESKETRDQPVHRSWTHSSLPRDYRGSNGSGSYNSNQSQLHLVHSLRGVEDDEGWNEKRRVVRVEMASVTERAQQRKEEVEKLYEESSRQAAAKKQQDVEQKLKEKQLIEPKSLISVPPVPIPVPEWERERENRDRERSCAGSSEGKGGDDKSLVRESRENRDAPKYNRDSRDQLLSDFRQVDRQTFMRQQDGARSERDRDRERDRDRDRDRERDRDRDRERDRDRDRDRDQRDTRDREHLPSFSRSFQCNLPPRFQKQQAERSNAGFNRISPSTERASLQTVSFSGQYDSGRWLHSQNSLIDNNLKQSHGTVPPQRRSRTDSEISVSMEDERPPSRDYRSSFLREDRYRNSSHRPYDARKPGGYSDEYNRNYRDHDYEDKHSRDSWERDRYYDDNKTRESKDTLESRDDRETRDARDVRATRDIRETRERDTKLKKDYDNYLKDSFEDRDRDRERERGRDRDRDRDRDRDRERERGRDRDRDRDHERERERDRDRDRDRDRDRDRERDRERDHDRDRDRDRERDRDRERNRDHRDRDRDRDRERDRDQRERSESVEWREERMQDARSMDNRRDTQREERVERNERPQRPDSRDSRTSRESKTSLREDDSHKLRDCGSWANEVADYEESKRDTYHEDNRERERERRQPLGPVTKERIEADELKGEKRNLIQLKRASSEHDKKDSAKESVIETKKDADVWSWKVDRINDSNRTVERADNSPKAWADAVSPTFEKEEEKSLESIKNDKETDELKQNLEKLSLEKRGEGVLNEDVMSEQQGKEEKRDKGIRNRTSSGGSNSRAREPRGGRQWAATYGTSYARGGWRSSESRGRRGVHRTSGRPASARSGSYGHTDSENSGDEVSCSTESGKEEKKSARSPKPNQKAEKEERNREVSNREEKRVDYTLSQSQTQTQSQSQSQSQTQPSSQSQPQSQRSEKRPYDGSKTSHEGFAPSGEPSRLGRGGVRMRSSTSTGNRMEGYGPPSSKSPFSCERTAEEKRQESSNSMRQNPVLSTPISEKEPIALTCLQLESTDDKIIAKQQALTAGITGKRAKSPIQQSQQHQQTQQPCNKQDINHASSSAVSQKVHGRKEESSRSKRTRSASRRGRDNRESRYRGSSNNVSKQNSSDIGNEEWESTSDNSEDHVEEHKEVRNSRKQFGTRTNSGGSQNAVGSNMGHSRRNEQTDRTSGNQRDQRDQRNQREKPAKSSNSTSRAPGAEKRNLQNMGFANQKNHASTIPPLMQSAQVQNGRSRSQTSGGNATILNKSTAKDTTVNRIDEIKLTDPNLVNQALNDMNKKSQAKDKKITVDYEMESSNYTEDGSNVTEKKVDSDGFQEVRSKKNVKDSRHGQKEETKPLKREKEKDRERDRSKSKANGGGSQTASLQQVQNVPTPLSQTIPQLANMLPKQHDRARGPRLAPRFQRLQKQQQQQMCTSELNDSNKQSNSSNAYSSSKDSSSSGPAPPPSVNAWDKPFTTSQLRSTSPSAVSADLPLMAGMSTQNDHGHVHSHGHEVNEQTNSGNSSQRNSPNGEKPGSCGAGAGSGSSGSGGGASKTLKEQHSEKNSVSDVSSPPVQTLIFENTNYSKTTKAAPSDLAVKTKFPNHIKNQQQQRIEKRAELDEEGNGGSAPGLQQQQQQSLPVAFSNKPSDLMKDKNQEPIQMPLSFNKNEDNADMKLDFTFDSDLSQLTEDKNKSLGMTRSMHMATGQSTISPSTAELNLKIASVKKVWENAPPMPTVVEHEDGNVVSSANTFPQAFESADVDDSYSPHQQYNQNNMKSEITTSTNVCKLVPPQVKPQQQSSGSNSGQTGSTVPGPSPIGAGQSPIGHPPVSLQGPLSPPPFNSTGQPSHINYQEFPQYPASQAAQYGSISAIPSPPAVLFNTGSGQLPAQAGGLYGTFQLDQSRSPFTQYPPYAPSLQNSFSQQNLYLQQPPPPPPHAPNAPTPEMYQSNLSQYRITAAAAPPFGQNQQLSNNPNTVLISSSSNSLMSASVKPSSQPIGAIGTKAPHFQAPSAPQPNPLTYIPYDPSQVLGVSGSYMGNSQLVQRPGPNVQASANSYYSATSADVFTGSQTGFYQPGGATQQTGTHYGLQGFGQHSQNLATGSATPVGLQNFSSGFLSSSGLQIAAAAAAQQYRNPTGGLPGPANAGPTFLSKHQPQEQPRQLKSPSGNQQDVLASVFSSTPQIPSPKSRNCKQQSSSQQPQPSPTQHHKYQQYQGVSQSALVSSYSNYVLQQNVRGMGMPPRPGIQPSQQRYPPPIQRPVVPFTPGPNPNNPTQQQPNCMPSQQQQQPPQAQINRHRPNMHQQQQQQQRNMKMQQQYYSTQGNVKMDTTEKADSHNDKINDNGSTAQQGNTKANVNQQDNDNKEEVNQQNE, translated from the exons ATGTCTACTCTGTCAGGGCTTGTGTCGAAGGGGGAGAAAGGAAAATCCAAGTTCCAATCATTAGACATCAATAGTTTATACAGAGAGTGTAGA GGTGAATCTTTGGAGCAACAGCAGCAGAAAAATACATTACCACGCAAACATGGAATGCAAAGTCTTGGAAAGGTGCCTTCGGCACGGCGACCTCCTGCTAATCTGCCCAGTTTGAAAAGCGAATATAGTAGTAGCGATCCAGCTGTCAGTCTTGTACCAAGCGGAGGAAGTGGTTGGGCTACTACCAAAGatacaacaacaacaaccaCTACCATCACAACCACCACAACTACAACTTCATCAGAAACAACCACT TCAAATTCTTCACCGGCACAATGTGTAGCAGGGAATACTGCAACATCATCACTGCATCCTCTACTGCCAGGACAACAAAGCATTTCTCAAACTTCTTACAGTACCGACACGAACATCAAATCATCATGGAGTGCAGTAATGAGCAGATCAGGAGatg GCGGTGCGCCGGCAGGCCAGCAACATATTCAACAGCAGCAGTCTACAAATCGGGAATTAAGTGCTCAATACGGTCCCGGTCCAAGTTTACGTCCACAAA CGGAAGGAAGTTGGATACAAGGTGGAAGTCGTACAGCCAGTGGTGCAGGGTTGGCAACGGCTGGTCCCGGCACTGGGACCACTTCGGGGGTCCAGGGCCCCCCTTTGAATACCGCTGGATCGGGAGGACATGTCGACGCATCTGGCGGACGACAGAACTTGGTCCAGTCTCCCAACATGGCCATGGCCCAGGGAGGCCCTCATAATGCTCCAAACAATCAGAGTGCTCTAAATTCTGGCTCCCATCAAATTGGCCCAAATTTACACCACTATAGAGGACTTATTCCTCCGTTT aTGTTTCGAGGAAATTTTCCTGGAGGATTTCCCTCACAGTTTCCAGCGAATACCGGTCCCAACGGACCCAGACCACGATTTAATTACTCCGCGGAACGATTCCCTGCACCGGCACCCCCGCGTCAACAAGAACGCGAACGTGTTTCCGAGGAAGAAATTGTTACCCGACCAATTATCAAAGAGGAAGATCTTACTCGAATGGATGATATTTCCCGCGATGCCGGTTGGGCAGAACAAGACGACATCGATTATAACAAGAAACTTACTTTTAGCGATGACGAAACAGATTCCGAACCATTGAAGAAAGATGAGAAAAAAGATATTACGGAGGAGAAAGCCGAAGAAACTTTAACGGAAGATAGAGATAATAAAACTCGAGAAAATCGTGATATTCACGACAATCGCGAGTCGAAGGAAACTAGAGACCAACCAGTTCATCGTTCATGGACTCATAGTTCTTTGCCACGTGACTATCGTGGATCCAATGGATCTGGTAGCTATAATAGCAACCAATCACAGTTACATTTGGTACATTCTTTGAGAG GCGTGGAAGACGACGAAGGATGGAACGAGAAACGACGAGTAGTGAGAGTCGAGATGGCATCCGTTACCGAGCGTGCTCAGCAGCGTAAAGAGGAAGTGGAGAAATTGTACGAAGAATCCAGTAGACAGGCCGCAGCTAAAAAACAACAAGACGTCGagcaaaaattgaaagaaaaacagtTGATTGAACCGAAGAGTTTAATAAGTGTTCCACCTGTGCCAATCCCGGTACCGGAATGGGAACGCGAGAGGGAGAATAGAGATCGAGAAAGATCTTGTGCTGGATCTTCCGAGGGGAAAGGTGGAGATGACAAGTCTTTAGTCCGTGAATCTCGTGAAAATAGAGATGCTCCGAAGTATAATAGAGACTCGCGGGACCAGCTGCTATCCGATTTCCGACAAGTCGATCGACAAACTTTCATGAGGCAACAAGACGGTGCGCGCAGTGAACGGGATAGAGATCGCGAACGCGACCGGGATCGGGACCGTGATCGCGAGCGCGACCGTGATCGTGATCGTGAACGCGATCGCGACCGTGACCGTGATCGCGATCAAAGGGACACGAGAGATCGCGAACACTTGCCGTCGTTCTCCCGTTcttttcaatgtaatttacCACCGCGATTTCAAAAGCAACAAGCTGAGAGAAGCAACGCTGGATTCAATCGTATTTCACCGAGCACCGAGAGAGCATCACTTCAGACAGTCTCCTTTTCCGGACAATACGATTCCGGCAGATGGCTTCACAGTCAGAATTCGCTAA TAGATAACAATTTGAAGCAGTCTCACGGTACTGTTCCACCCCAACGTCGAAGCAGAACGGACTCTGAAATCTCTGTGTCAATGGAAGACGAACGACCTCCGTCCCGAGATTATCGAAGTTCTTTCTTACGGGAAGATCGGTATCGTAATTCTTCGCATCGGCCTTACGATGCCCGCAAACCAGGCGGCTACAGTGACGAGTACAACCGCAATTACAGAGATCACGATTATGAGGACAAGCATTCTCGTGACTCCTGGGAACGTGATAGATACTACGACGACAACAAAACTCGGGAATCGAAGGATACTTTGGAATCGAGAGATGATCGAGAAACTCGAGATGCTCGCGATGTTCGTGCAACTAGAGACATAAGGGAAACTCGCGAACGAGATACCAAGCTGAAAAAGGATTATGATAATTACTTGAAG GATTCCTTCGAGGACCGTGATCGGGACCGTGAGCGAGAACGAGGCCGCGATCGCGACCGTGATCGTGACCGTGATCGGGACCGTGAGCGAGAACGAGGCCGCGATCGCGACCGTGATCGTGACCATGAACGTGAACGCGAACGAGATAGAGATCGTGATCGCGACCGTGACCGTGACCGTGATCGTGAACGCGACCGTGAACGCGATCATGATCGCGATCGTGATCGTGACCGTGAACGCGATCGTGACCGTGAACGCAATCGTGATCATCGTGATCGCGATCGTGATCGTGACAGGGAACGCGACCGCGATCAAAGGGAACGATCAGAGAGCGTTGAATGGCGTGAGGAACGTATGCAAGATGCTAGGTCAATGGATAATCGTCGCGACACCCAACGGGAAGAGCGAGTGGAACGCAATGAACGGCCGCAAAGACCGGATTCTCGCGACAGTCGCACTTCCAGAGAATCGAAGACGTCCTTGCGCGAGGATGATTCACACAAGTTGCGCGACTGCGGTTCCTGGGCGAACGAGGTTGCTGATTACGAGGAAAGCAAGCGTGATACGTATCACGAGGACAaccgagaaagagaacgagaaagaagaCAACCTCTTGGACCAGTGACCAAAGAGAGAATTGAGGCAGATGAATTGAAAGGCGAAAAACGTAacttaattcaattgaaacgAGCGAGTTCTGAGCATGATAAAAAGGATTCGGCTAAAGAATCGGTGATTGAGACAAAGAAGGATGCGGATGTTTGGAGTTGGAAAGTAGATCGAATAAACGACAGCAATCGAACGGTGGAAAGAGCCGATAATTCCCCAAAGGCATGGGCCGATGCTGTTTCACCGACGTTCgagaaggaagaggagaaaAGTTTGGAAAGCATCAAGAATGATAAGGAGACCGATGAATTGAAGCAGAATTTGGAGAAGTTGAGCTTGGAGAAAAGAGGAGAAGGTGTTTTGAACGAGGATGTGATGTCGGAACAGCAGGGAAAGGAAGAGAAGCGAGACAAGGGTATTAGAAACCGAACCAGCAGTGGTGGATCAAATTCTAGAGCCCGCGAGCCTCGAGGAGGTCGGCAGTGGGCTGCCACCTATGGCACGTCGTATGCCAGAGGAGGTTGGCGCAGCTCAGAATCTAGAGGACGAAGAGGTGTGCACAGAACCAGCGGCAGACCAGCCTCTGCTAGAAGCGGTTCTTACGGACATACTGATTCAGAAAATAGCGGTGACGAAGTATCTTGCTCAACTGAGTcgggaaaagaagaaaagaagtcTGCCAGATCGCCAAAGCCTAATCAAAAAGCAGAAAAGGAAGAGCGTAATCGAGAAGTCTCCAACCGAGAAGAGAAGCGTGTCGATTACACGCTGTCGCAGTCGCAGACTCAGACCCAGTCGCAGTCTCAATCGCAGTCCCAAACGCAGCCGTCATCACAGTCCCAACCGCAGTCGCAACGAAGCGAGAAACGACCCTATGATGGTAGCAAAACGAGCCACGAGGGATTTGCTCCTTCCGGAGAACCTTCTCGTCTCGGTCGGGGCGGTGTGCGAATGCGGAGTTCCACAAGCACAGGAAATCGCATGGAAGGATACGGACCGCCCTCCAGTAAGAGTCCTTTTTCCTGCGAACGAACCGCCGAGGAGAAGCGGCAGGAATCATCAAACTCAATGCGCCAAAATCCAGTCTTATCGACACCAATTTCCGAGAAAGAACCAATCGCCCTCACATGCTTGCAACTAGAGTCTACCGACGACAAAATCATCGCGAAACAACAAGCACTTACCGCAGGGATCACCGGGAAACGTGCCAAGTCTCCGATTCAGCAATCCCAGCAGCACCAACAAACCCAGCAGCCTTGTAATAAACAAGACATCAATCACGCGAGCAGCAGTGCCGTTTCTCAGAAGGTACACGGTCGCAAGGAGGAATCATCGCGTTCGAAAAGAACTCGCAGCGCTAGCAGAAGG ggCAGAGACAATCGGGAGTCCCGATATCGTGGAAGCAGCAACAACGTGTCGAAGCAAAATTCGTCGGACATTGGAAATGAAGAGTGGGAGTCGACTTCCGACAACAGCGAAGATCACGTGGAAGAGCACAAGGAGGTGCGAAACAGTCGCAAGCAATTTGGTACGCGTACCAACTCGGGTGGCAGCCAGAACGCTGTAGGATCGAACATGGGACATTCTCGCAGAAACGAGCAAACAGACAGAACTTCGGGCAATCAACGGGATCAGCGGGATCAGCGAAATCAGCGAGAGAAACCTGCAAAGTCTTCCAATTCAACATCCCGCGCTCCCGGTGCGGAGAAACGAAACCTGCAGAATATGGGTTTCGCCAATCAAAAGAATCATGCTAGCACCATTCCGCCTCTGATGCAGTCCGCACAAGTGCAGAATGGAAGATCAAGGAGTCAGACTTCCGGAGGTAACGCGACGATTTTGAACAAGTCGACCGCGAAGGATACTACGGTGAATCGCATAGACGAAATCAAACTGACCGATCCAAACTTAGTGAACCAAGCACTAAATGACATGAATAAGAAATCCCAGGCTAAAGACAAGAAAATAACGGTTGACTATGAAATGGAGTCTAGTAATTATACCGAGGACGGATCGAACGTAACGGAGAAGAAAGTTGATTCTGACGGTTTCCAGGAGGTTCGTTCCAAGAAGAACGTTAAGGACTCCAGACACGGGCAAAAGGAGGAAACTAAGCCGTTGAAACGCGAAAAGGAGAAAGACAGGGAGCGGGATCGTTCAAAGTCGAAGGCGAACGGAGGTGGTTCACAAACCGCTTCGTTGCAACAAGTTCAAAATGTACCAACTCCATTGAGCCAAACCATTCCACAACTAGCAAATATGCTACCGAAGCAGCATGATAGAGCACGAGGACCGAGGCTTGCTCCTCGATTCCAACGGTTACAaaagcaacaacaacaacagatGTGCACATCAGAGCTGAACGATTCAAATAAACAGAGCAACTCTAGCAATGCATACAGCAGTAGTAAAGATTCGTCGTCGAGTGGACCAGCGCCACCGCCTTCTGTCAACGCATGGGACAAACCATTCACAACCAGCCAACTGCGTTCAACGTCGCCATCCGCTGTTTCCGCGGATCTTCCATTGATGGCCGGTATGTCGACGCAAAACGATCATGGACACGTTCATAGTCACGGTCACGAGGTCAACGAACAAACGAATTCTGGCAACAGTAGCCAACGAAATTCGCCGAACGGTGAGAAACCTGGCAGCTGCGGTGCCGGAGCTGGTAGTGGCAGCAGCGGAAGCGGAGGTGGAGCTAGCAAAACTTTGAAGGAACAACACTCTGAGAAAAATTCTGTCTCTGATGTTTCTTCGCCACCTGTACAGACCTTAATCTTCGAGAACACTAATTACTCAAAGACCACAAAAGCCGCACCCTCCGATCTCGCCGTTAAGACGAAGTTTCCAAATCATATTAAAAACCAACAACAGCAGCGTATCGAAAAACGTGCGGAATTGGATGAGGAAGGCAATGGTGGGAGTGCTCCGGGATtacagcaacaacagcaacagaGCCTCCCAGTTGCCTTTTCAAATAAGCCGAGCGATCTGATGAAAGACAAGAATCAGGAACCGATTCAGATGCCGTTATCTTTCAACAAAAACGAAGACAACGCCGACATGAAGTTGGACTTTACGTTCGATTCGGATCTCTCCCAATTAACGGAAGACAAGAACAAGAGCCTGGGAATGACGCGATCCATGCATATGGCAACCGGCCAAAGCACTATCTCACCTTCCACTGCTGAGCTTAATCTGAAGATTGCTTCGGTGAAGAAAGTTTGGGAAAACGCACCGCCGATGCCAACGGTGGTCGAGCACGAGGATGGAAACGTTGTCAGTAGCGCAAACACTTTTCCTCAAGCGTTCGAAAGTGCGGACGTCGACGATAGCTACAGTCCGCACCAACAATACAATCAAAATAACATGAAAAGTGAAATAACCACTTCCACGAACGTGTGCAAG CTGGTTCCCCCGCAGGTGAAGCCGCAGCAACAGTCTTCGGGAAGCAACAGCGGTCAGACAGGTTCAACAGTTCCTGGACCAAGTCCTATCGGAGCGGGCCAGAGTCCAATCGGTCATCCACCAGTCAGTCTTCAAGGACCTTTGAGCCCGCCTCCGTTCAATTCTACGGGACAACCGTCTCATATAAACTATCAG gAATTTCCTCAATACCCGGCCTCTCAAGCCGCGCAATATGGTAGCATCTCTGCGATACCCTCTCCACCAGCTGTGTTGTTTAACACAGGTTCTGGCCAACTTCCGGCTCAAGCAGGAGGTCTATACGGAACTTTTCAGTTAGATCAAAGCCGATCTCCTTTCACTCAATACCCGCCGTACGCACCGTCCCTACAAAATTCGTTTAGCCAGCAGAATCTCTACCTACAGCAACCTCCGCCACCGCCTCCGCACGCACCAAATGCGCCTACCCCAGAAATGTATCAGAGCAATCTCTCTCAGTATCGCATT ACCGCAGCTGCTGCTCCTCCTTTTGGACAAAACCAACAGCTTAGTAATAATCCAAATACGGTTCTTATCAGCTCTTCCTCGAATTCTTTGATGTCAGCGAGCGTGAAACCATCTTCGCAACCTATTGGCGCTATTGGAACAAAGGCGCCGCATTTTCAAGCACCATCTGCTCCGCAACCAAATCCA TTGACATATATACCCTATGATCCAAGCCAAGTACTAGGGGTGAGCGGTAGTTATATGGGCAACTCTCAATTGGTTCAGAGACCCGGTCCGAACGTACAAGCTTCAGCCAATAGTTACTACAGCGCCACTTCGGCTG ATGTGTTTACCGGCTCGCAAACAGGCTTTTATCAACCTGGAGGCGCAACCCAACAGACCGGCACTCATTACGGACTGCAAGGATTTGGTCAACATAGCCAGAATTTGGCAACTGGCAGCGCCACACCAGTCGGATTACAAAATTTCAGCTCTGGCTTTTTATCGAGTTCCGGTTTACAGATTGCTGCAGCTGCGGCTGCTCAGCAATATCGCAATCCTACAGGAGGACTTCCAGGACCAGCAAATGCTGGTCCTACATTTCTCAGCAAACATCAACCACAGGAGCAACCTAGACAATTGAAGAGTCCTTCAGGAAATCAACAAGATGTTCTTGCATCGGTTTTCAGTTCCA CACCACAAATACCATCTCCCAAATCAAGAAACTGTAAACAACAATCTTCGTCCCAACAGCCTCAACCAAGTCCCACACAGCATCACAAGTATCAGCAGTATCAAGGCGTTAGTCAATCTGCTTTGGTAAGCAGTTACAGTAACTAC GTTTTGCAGCAAAATGTACGCGGTATGGGGATGCCACCACGTCCTGGTATTCAACCTTCACAGCAAAGATATCCTCCACCGATTCAGAGACCGGTTGTTCCATTCACACCTGGTCCAAATCCAAATAACCCCACTCAACAACAACCGAATTGCATGCCAtcgcagcaacaacaacaaccgCCTCAAGCTCAAATCAATCGTCACAGACCGAATATGcatcaacaacaacaacagcaacaacgtAATATGAAAATGCAACAACAGTACTATTCTACACAAG GAAATGTGAAAATGGATACAACAGAGAAAGCTGATTCTCACAATGATAAAATCAACGATAACGGATCCACTGCACAACAAGGAAACACCAAGGCAAACGTTAATCAACAGGACAATGACAATAAAGAAGAAGTGAACCAACAAAATGAGTGA